The nucleotide window CACTTAATGTTTCAGGGAGGACAAGTGGTCAAGTACACTACCCTGTTAGCTTGTGGCAACTATCATGGAGTTGTGGGCTTTGCAAAAGGAAAAGGCCCAACAATTCCCATTGCCCTCCAGAAGGTATCTATTTGATGCATTTGTAAATATCAGCTCAAATTTTAAGTCCTTGTTAATTGGGAAATCGATTATTTATGGTTAATTCTGCATTGTGGCTCATCCATCAGCAAAAGAGTGACTATTTTACCTCCATTTGTTGCCATTCTGAGACGCTGGCAGCCACTTTTGGCAGGTATTCATGAACTTTTTCAGATGGTCTGAATCCCCTTGTTGTTGATGATCATGCTTTGGCAGCAAATGCACTGCCTCTTGAGGTGATTGAACTTCCACACTCCTATCTCTTTCCAGTTTCATGGAAACTGTGAGTTGTATACACTCTCATTGAAGAGTTTTGTGATTGAATTCTATACTCTCTCACAGTTTTAATCCACTATATTTCTTCTCTGCCATTTGTAATTGATCTTAATTGGATTAGTTGAGAGTTTTCACTGCATGAATGCTAATAAGATTGATACTTTGTAAAGAAATTTGATATAATTGATGTAATTAGTGTTTCTTCCTGGTTCTTGTGATGTCACTCTAGCGAAATCCATATCTAGATAATTAGATTATTAGATGTAGCTATGTCTGGTAATATATAGTATACTGGAGCTTGTCATGACCATTATGCTTGTGAAAATTTTAGGGAATTCCACAAATTATTTTGTTGACGCTATACTGTTTTATCAGTCTAACTGTTTTTGTTTTTCCTGAAAATTGGTTTGACGTTCTTGTGTATTTCATCTGTGGAGGTATTTAATTCACTTATAGAGTAGGTGCAGATCTTGCATGATTAAAATCAtgttcctctttctctcttaggGAGGAGGATGGTGCAACAATGTTACGACTTGCCTCTCATGAAAAGAAAACCATTTGGGTTCATCCAAGAAGACTGGGTTTGATGTCTACTTCTCCATGGCTAGGGGGGGAATGCCACTTTGCCTGCTATGGAAATGACCAAGTGCTTCGACATCAGCTAGTAAGCCATTGTTATTAAGGTGTCTCTTGCTTGATTTTATACATTAAGTATCTGTTATCATATTCAATTCGTAAGATGCTCCAAGTGTACAAGTATGAGCTTGAGCAAAACCCAGTATAATTTCTATTCTTGATCCCATGAAAGGCgaatgttgatgcagcagcagttaaAATAGTCATGGCTGGAGCTGGATGTGAAAATGGTAGTAAAGTGGAACAAGTGAGAAATGGCCTTCATATTGTTATATTTAACATTGTTGCTTTGTGAAATAAAACTATAATTTCTCACATGTTCTttcattttgtgttttcccttgtcaAACTCACAACCTTTCTCCATCCTCAGATAACATATGCAGTAGTTGTTGCATGGATTTTGAATGCTATTCTAGTCTCAGAATGATAGAGCCAGAATGGTTGTCCTGCTCTCCTCTTTTAAATAAACCTGAAATGCCAGCTGGAATAAATCTGTGAAGTTGTTGATAGCTCTACAAGGCTATTACCAAACATTCTTTTTGAAGCCGTCTCTGTTACAACTAGCTTCATTGGCTCCTTATTACAGTGCCTGCCATGAAACCAAAATGCATACCTGGTTAGACCcaatttttatcttttttatttttttagcccTGATTTCTAGTGAATACCTTTGTCATTGGCTTGTTGATTTTACTCAGCCTATGTAATTGATTATTACATAGCagctgtgggagttttgtgctcacATTGCCAGTCCTAGGCCCCGGTAAAGGAGaagggttgcatcaggttggcagccagtGTGAAACTTTTTCCACAACTTTATCATTGATTTAGTAGTGACACTATATTCAAATGATCGTACTGTTGTTTAATTTGTTGCTATGGGAATTATCAGCAACTGAAATTTTCTTATCTCTTGAGAGTGTGGTCTCTTTACTGATTGAATCTTGACATTTTCTTGTTCCAGGTGCCATTTACCAAATTTATATATTGGAATGGAATACATGCGGACACAGTTTTAAACTTGTTGGACAGGTGAAATTCATGCTTCTTGACATCATGCAGTTGTGATTTTATAATGGTAACAGATTCATAAATTTGTTTAGTTAATTCACTGTTCACTTATTTTGTGGATTATGGTCCTTGTACAAGTTGATGTGGAAGGGAGATGCATAAAGGCCC belongs to Magnolia sinica isolate HGM2019 chromosome 8, MsV1, whole genome shotgun sequence and includes:
- the LOC131253229 gene encoding uncharacterized protein LOC131253229 isoform X2; this translates as MIMLWQQMHCLLREEDGATMLRLASHEKKTIWVHPRRLGLMSTSPWLGGECHFACYGNDQVLRHQLVPFTKFIYWNGIHADTVLNLLDSSTLGNYSGPPTNIQH
- the LOC131253229 gene encoding uncharacterized protein LOC131253229 isoform X1; translated protein: MIMLWQQMHCLLREEDGATMLRLASHEKKTIWVHPRRLGLMSTSPWLGGECHFACYGNDQVLRHQLANVDAAAVKIVMAGAGCENGSKVEQVPFTKFIYWNGIHADTVLNLLDSSTLGNYSGPPTNIQH